A window of the Streptomyces formicae genome harbors these coding sequences:
- the smpB gene encoding SsrA-binding protein SmpB — protein MAKEKGRKLIAQNKKARHDYHILDTYECGLVLMGTEVKSLRQGRASLADGFVQIDGHEAWLHNVHVPEYSQGTWTNHSARRKRKLLMHRAEIDKLESKSQETGHTIVPLALYFKDGRAKVEIALARGKKEYDKRQTLREKQDRRETDRAMSAARRRQRA, from the coding sequence ATGGCTAAGGAAAAAGGGCGCAAGCTGATCGCGCAGAACAAGAAGGCGCGGCACGACTACCACATCCTCGACACCTACGAGTGCGGTCTCGTGCTGATGGGAACGGAAGTGAAGTCGCTGCGCCAGGGGCGGGCCTCGCTGGCGGACGGGTTCGTCCAGATCGACGGCCACGAGGCGTGGCTGCACAACGTGCACGTGCCGGAGTACAGCCAGGGCACCTGGACCAACCACAGCGCCCGGCGCAAGCGGAAGCTGCTGATGCACCGCGCCGAGATCGACAAGCTGGAGTCCAAGTCCCAGGAGACGGGGCACACGATCGTGCCGCTGGCCCTGTACTTCAAGGACGGCCGGGCGAAGGTCGAGATCGCCCTCGCCAGGGGCAAGAAGGAGTACGACAAGCGGCAGACCCTGCGGGAGAAGCAGGACCGGCGCGAGACGGACCGGGCGATGTCGGCGGCGCGGCGGCGCCAGCGGGCCTGA